From one Lotus japonicus ecotype B-129 chromosome 3, LjGifu_v1.2 genomic stretch:
- the LOC130743410 gene encoding protein ZINC INDUCED FACILITATOR-LIKE 1-like isoform X1 yields MEEEKNIGEPLLSKIYHEDCPGCKVDQAKELKKDVTFRNIFNIWVVVLCSSLPIASLFPYLYFMVKDFNIAEREEDISAYAGYVGSAFMLGRALTSILWGMVADRYGRKPVVIIGIFSVVIFNTLFGLSTSFWMAVITRFTLGGLNGLLGPMKAYSSEIFREEYQALGLSTVCAAWGVGLVFGPALGGYLAQPVQKYPNIFAKGSFWDKFPYSLPCFVVSAIALAVLIIACVCLPETLHNHKVSNDNIQALESGSCGADKNKEKQKDESILRNWPLMSSIIVYCIFAIHDIAFSEVFSLWAVSPRRLGGLNFDTDDVGNVLAVSGMAIIIFQLGLYQPVQKVCGPIVLSRISGVLSIPIMQSFPFMTMLSGFTLYIALYTAAILKNLFIEIISTGLFILQNRAVEQHQRGVANGICMTAMSACKVIGPAGGGAILTWSQKRMNASILPGPHLVFFVLNVIEVLGVLLTLKPFLTVKKDSPSEQLH; encoded by the exons ATGGAAGAGGAGAAGAATATTGGAGAGCCATTGTTGAGTAAAATTTATCATGAGGATTGCCCTGGATGCAAGGTGGATCAAGCCAAAGAGCTCAAGAAAGATGTGACATTTCGAAACATTTTTAATATATGGGTCGTGGTGTTATGCAGCT CACTGCCCATAGCATCTCTCTTTCCCTACCTTTATTTCATG GTAAAGGATTTCAATATTGCTGAAAGAGAGGAAGATATCAGTGCCTATGCTGGTTATGTGG GATCTGCATTCATGCTTGGTAGAGCTTTGACTTCTATACTGTGGGGAATGGTAGCTGATCGCTATGGTAGAAAACCTGTTGTGATTATAGGGATCTTCTCTGT TGTCATCTTCAACACACTATTTGGCCTAAGCACAAGCTTTTGGATGGCTGTTATTACGAGATTCACCCTTGGAGGTTTAAATGGTTTGCTTGGACCAATGAAG GCTTATTCTTCTGAAATTTTTAGAGAAGAATACCAAGCTCTAGGACTCTCAACC GTTTGTGCTGCTTGGGGAGTAGGTTTAGTCTTTGGACCAGCATTGGGAGGTTATTTGGCTCag CCAGTGCAGAAATATCCAAATATATTTGCAAAGGGTTCCTTTTGGGACAA GTTTCCTTACTCATTGCCCTGCTTCGTAGTATCAGCTATAGCACTTGCAGTACTAATAATAGCCTGTGTTTGTCTTCCA GAGACACTTCATAACCACAAAGTGTCCAATGACAACATTCAAGCTTTAGAAAGTGGAAGCTGTGGGGCTGacaaaaacaaagagaaacagAAAGATGAAAGCATCCTTAGAAATTGGCCCTTAATGTCATCTATCATTGTTTACTGCATTTTCGCAATACATGACATTGCTTTCTCAGAG GTTTTCTCATTATGGGCTGTGAGTCCTCGGAGGTTGGGTGGTTTGAACTTTGACACTGATGATGTTGGTAATGTTCTTGCAGTATCAG GTATGGCTATTATAATATTCCAGCTTGGCTTATACCAGCCAGTGCAAAAAGTTTGTGGACCTATTGTGCTTTCTCGGATCTCAGGG GTGTTATCTATACCCATCATGCAAAGCTTCCCCTTCATGACCATGTTGTCAGGCTTCACACTGTACATAGCGTTATATACTGCTGCCATTCTAAAAAATCTATTCATT GAGATAATTTCTACTGGCTTATTCATTCTGCAAAATAGAGCAGTG GAACAACATCAAAGGGGGGTAGCTAATGGCATTTGCATGACTGCTATGTCAGCATGCAAGGTAATTGGCCCAGCTGGAGGTGGTGCAAT ATTAACTTGGTCACAAAAGCGAATGAATGCTTCTATCCTCCCAG GCCCCCATCTGGTCTTCTTTGTCCTTAATGTCATTGAAGTACTTGGAGTCTTGTTGACGTTGAAACCATTCCTAACAGTAAAGAAGGATTCACCTTCAGAGCAATTGCACTAA
- the LOC130743410 gene encoding protein ZINC INDUCED FACILITATOR-LIKE 1-like isoform X2: MEEEKNIGEPLLSKIYHEDCPGCKVDQAKELKKDVTFRNIFNIWVVVLCSSLPIASLFPYLYFMVKDFNIAEREEDISAYAGYVGSAFMLGRALTSILWGMVADRYGRKPVVIIGIFSVVIFNTLFGLSTSFWMAVITRFTLGGLNGLLGPMKRRIPSSRTLNRLCCLGSRFSLWTSIGRLFGSEQPVQKYPNIFAKGSFWDKFPYSLPCFVVSAIALAVLIIACVCLPETLHNHKVSNDNIQALESGSCGADKNKEKQKDESILRNWPLMSSIIVYCIFAIHDIAFSEVFSLWAVSPRRLGGLNFDTDDVGNVLAVSGMAIIIFQLGLYQPVQKVCGPIVLSRISGVLSIPIMQSFPFMTMLSGFTLYIALYTAAILKNLFIEIISTGLFILQNRAVEQHQRGVANGICMTAMSACKVIGPAGGGAILTWSQKRMNASILPGPHLVFFVLNVIEVLGVLLTLKPFLTVKKDSPSEQLH; encoded by the exons ATGGAAGAGGAGAAGAATATTGGAGAGCCATTGTTGAGTAAAATTTATCATGAGGATTGCCCTGGATGCAAGGTGGATCAAGCCAAAGAGCTCAAGAAAGATGTGACATTTCGAAACATTTTTAATATATGGGTCGTGGTGTTATGCAGCT CACTGCCCATAGCATCTCTCTTTCCCTACCTTTATTTCATG GTAAAGGATTTCAATATTGCTGAAAGAGAGGAAGATATCAGTGCCTATGCTGGTTATGTGG GATCTGCATTCATGCTTGGTAGAGCTTTGACTTCTATACTGTGGGGAATGGTAGCTGATCGCTATGGTAGAAAACCTGTTGTGATTATAGGGATCTTCTCTGT TGTCATCTTCAACACACTATTTGGCCTAAGCACAAGCTTTTGGATGGCTGTTATTACGAGATTCACCCTTGGAGGTTTAAATGGTTTGCTTGGACCAATGAAG AGAAGAATACCAAGCTCTAGGACTCTCAACC GTTTGTGCTGCTTGGGGAGTAGGTTTAGTCTTTGGACCAGCATTGGGAGGTTATTTGGCTCag AACAGCCAGTGCAGAAATATCCAAATATATTTGCAAAGGGTTCCTTTTGGGACAA GTTTCCTTACTCATTGCCCTGCTTCGTAGTATCAGCTATAGCACTTGCAGTACTAATAATAGCCTGTGTTTGTCTTCCA GAGACACTTCATAACCACAAAGTGTCCAATGACAACATTCAAGCTTTAGAAAGTGGAAGCTGTGGGGCTGacaaaaacaaagagaaacagAAAGATGAAAGCATCCTTAGAAATTGGCCCTTAATGTCATCTATCATTGTTTACTGCATTTTCGCAATACATGACATTGCTTTCTCAGAG GTTTTCTCATTATGGGCTGTGAGTCCTCGGAGGTTGGGTGGTTTGAACTTTGACACTGATGATGTTGGTAATGTTCTTGCAGTATCAG GTATGGCTATTATAATATTCCAGCTTGGCTTATACCAGCCAGTGCAAAAAGTTTGTGGACCTATTGTGCTTTCTCGGATCTCAGGG GTGTTATCTATACCCATCATGCAAAGCTTCCCCTTCATGACCATGTTGTCAGGCTTCACACTGTACATAGCGTTATATACTGCTGCCATTCTAAAAAATCTATTCATT GAGATAATTTCTACTGGCTTATTCATTCTGCAAAATAGAGCAGTG GAACAACATCAAAGGGGGGTAGCTAATGGCATTTGCATGACTGCTATGTCAGCATGCAAGGTAATTGGCCCAGCTGGAGGTGGTGCAAT ATTAACTTGGTCACAAAAGCGAATGAATGCTTCTATCCTCCCAG GCCCCCATCTGGTCTTCTTTGTCCTTAATGTCATTGAAGTACTTGGAGTCTTGTTGACGTTGAAACCATTCCTAACAGTAAAGAAGGATTCACCTTCAGAGCAATTGCACTAA
- the LOC130743410 gene encoding protein ZINC INDUCED FACILITATOR 1-like isoform X3, which translates to MATTLPSCRGSPSSSHILIGCFNSRKQLVKDFNIAEREEDISAYAGYVGSAFMLGRALTSILWGMVADRYGRKPVVIIGIFSVVIFNTLFGLSTSFWMAVITRFTLGGLNGLLGPMKAYSSEIFREEYQALGLSTVCAAWGVGLVFGPALGGYLAQPVQKYPNIFAKGSFWDKFPYSLPCFVVSAIALAVLIIACVCLPETLHNHKVSNDNIQALESGSCGADKNKEKQKDESILRNWPLMSSIIVYCIFAIHDIAFSEVFSLWAVSPRRLGGLNFDTDDVGNVLAVSGMAIIIFQLGLYQPVQKVCGPIVLSRISGVLSIPIMQSFPFMTMLSGFTLYIALYTAAILKNLFIEIISTGLFILQNRAVEQHQRGVANGICMTAMSACKVIGPAGGGAILTWSQKRMNASILPGPHLVFFVLNVIEVLGVLLTLKPFLTVKKDSPSEQLH; encoded by the exons ATGGCAACAACATTACCGTCGTGCCGAGGCTCGCCCTCTTCAAGCCACATTCTAATAGGATGTTTTAATTCTAGAAAACAATTG GTAAAGGATTTCAATATTGCTGAAAGAGAGGAAGATATCAGTGCCTATGCTGGTTATGTGG GATCTGCATTCATGCTTGGTAGAGCTTTGACTTCTATACTGTGGGGAATGGTAGCTGATCGCTATGGTAGAAAACCTGTTGTGATTATAGGGATCTTCTCTGT TGTCATCTTCAACACACTATTTGGCCTAAGCACAAGCTTTTGGATGGCTGTTATTACGAGATTCACCCTTGGAGGTTTAAATGGTTTGCTTGGACCAATGAAG GCTTATTCTTCTGAAATTTTTAGAGAAGAATACCAAGCTCTAGGACTCTCAACC GTTTGTGCTGCTTGGGGAGTAGGTTTAGTCTTTGGACCAGCATTGGGAGGTTATTTGGCTCag CCAGTGCAGAAATATCCAAATATATTTGCAAAGGGTTCCTTTTGGGACAA GTTTCCTTACTCATTGCCCTGCTTCGTAGTATCAGCTATAGCACTTGCAGTACTAATAATAGCCTGTGTTTGTCTTCCA GAGACACTTCATAACCACAAAGTGTCCAATGACAACATTCAAGCTTTAGAAAGTGGAAGCTGTGGGGCTGacaaaaacaaagagaaacagAAAGATGAAAGCATCCTTAGAAATTGGCCCTTAATGTCATCTATCATTGTTTACTGCATTTTCGCAATACATGACATTGCTTTCTCAGAG GTTTTCTCATTATGGGCTGTGAGTCCTCGGAGGTTGGGTGGTTTGAACTTTGACACTGATGATGTTGGTAATGTTCTTGCAGTATCAG GTATGGCTATTATAATATTCCAGCTTGGCTTATACCAGCCAGTGCAAAAAGTTTGTGGACCTATTGTGCTTTCTCGGATCTCAGGG GTGTTATCTATACCCATCATGCAAAGCTTCCCCTTCATGACCATGTTGTCAGGCTTCACACTGTACATAGCGTTATATACTGCTGCCATTCTAAAAAATCTATTCATT GAGATAATTTCTACTGGCTTATTCATTCTGCAAAATAGAGCAGTG GAACAACATCAAAGGGGGGTAGCTAATGGCATTTGCATGACTGCTATGTCAGCATGCAAGGTAATTGGCCCAGCTGGAGGTGGTGCAAT ATTAACTTGGTCACAAAAGCGAATGAATGCTTCTATCCTCCCAG GCCCCCATCTGGTCTTCTTTGTCCTTAATGTCATTGAAGTACTTGGAGTCTTGTTGACGTTGAAACCATTCCTAACAGTAAAGAAGGATTCACCTTCAGAGCAATTGCACTAA
- the LOC130743410 gene encoding protein ZINC INDUCED FACILITATOR 1-like isoform X4, protein MLGRALTSILWGMVADRYGRKPVVIIGIFSVVIFNTLFGLSTSFWMAVITRFTLGGLNGLLGPMKAYSSEIFREEYQALGLSTVCAAWGVGLVFGPALGGYLAQPVQKYPNIFAKGSFWDKFPYSLPCFVVSAIALAVLIIACVCLPETLHNHKVSNDNIQALESGSCGADKNKEKQKDESILRNWPLMSSIIVYCIFAIHDIAFSEVFSLWAVSPRRLGGLNFDTDDVGNVLAVSGMAIIIFQLGLYQPVQKVCGPIVLSRISGVLSIPIMQSFPFMTMLSGFTLYIALYTAAILKNLFIEIISTGLFILQNRAVEQHQRGVANGICMTAMSACKVIGPAGGGAILTWSQKRMNASILPGPHLVFFVLNVIEVLGVLLTLKPFLTVKKDSPSEQLH, encoded by the exons ATGCTTGGTAGAGCTTTGACTTCTATACTGTGGGGAATGGTAGCTGATCGCTATGGTAGAAAACCTGTTGTGATTATAGGGATCTTCTCTGT TGTCATCTTCAACACACTATTTGGCCTAAGCACAAGCTTTTGGATGGCTGTTATTACGAGATTCACCCTTGGAGGTTTAAATGGTTTGCTTGGACCAATGAAG GCTTATTCTTCTGAAATTTTTAGAGAAGAATACCAAGCTCTAGGACTCTCAACC GTTTGTGCTGCTTGGGGAGTAGGTTTAGTCTTTGGACCAGCATTGGGAGGTTATTTGGCTCag CCAGTGCAGAAATATCCAAATATATTTGCAAAGGGTTCCTTTTGGGACAA GTTTCCTTACTCATTGCCCTGCTTCGTAGTATCAGCTATAGCACTTGCAGTACTAATAATAGCCTGTGTTTGTCTTCCA GAGACACTTCATAACCACAAAGTGTCCAATGACAACATTCAAGCTTTAGAAAGTGGAAGCTGTGGGGCTGacaaaaacaaagagaaacagAAAGATGAAAGCATCCTTAGAAATTGGCCCTTAATGTCATCTATCATTGTTTACTGCATTTTCGCAATACATGACATTGCTTTCTCAGAG GTTTTCTCATTATGGGCTGTGAGTCCTCGGAGGTTGGGTGGTTTGAACTTTGACACTGATGATGTTGGTAATGTTCTTGCAGTATCAG GTATGGCTATTATAATATTCCAGCTTGGCTTATACCAGCCAGTGCAAAAAGTTTGTGGACCTATTGTGCTTTCTCGGATCTCAGGG GTGTTATCTATACCCATCATGCAAAGCTTCCCCTTCATGACCATGTTGTCAGGCTTCACACTGTACATAGCGTTATATACTGCTGCCATTCTAAAAAATCTATTCATT GAGATAATTTCTACTGGCTTATTCATTCTGCAAAATAGAGCAGTG GAACAACATCAAAGGGGGGTAGCTAATGGCATTTGCATGACTGCTATGTCAGCATGCAAGGTAATTGGCCCAGCTGGAGGTGGTGCAAT ATTAACTTGGTCACAAAAGCGAATGAATGCTTCTATCCTCCCAG GCCCCCATCTGGTCTTCTTTGTCCTTAATGTCATTGAAGTACTTGGAGTCTTGTTGACGTTGAAACCATTCCTAACAGTAAAGAAGGATTCACCTTCAGAGCAATTGCACTAA